Below is a window of Synechococcus sp. PCC 7335 DNA.
TGAAGCGAGCTTGGGAAGTTGCCTTCCAGTTTTTAAGCAAAATTATGATCAATGCGGCTGCTCAGATTGAGTCGGATACTCAGGCAGGAACTGAGTTGGAAACTGAGCCAACAACTGAGCTAGAAATTGAACTAAAGGGCATAGAGGTATAGAGCAATGGACCTGGCAATTGGGCCAATGGGCTGGGGATTAATTGTAGGCATACCGCTAGCAGCGATCGCTCTAAGTGAGATCATCGAGCGACTAAGGCGTCGCAAAGTTCCGCTAGCTGATGCCCTTAGGGGCTTTCGTAATGTGACGCTGCCGCTACTTTCAGCTGTGCTGATTTTGCAATACGTCTTTCAGCTCACAGCCAATAGCCAGCCACTAAGAGTCTTGCAAACCGCTTTGTGGCTATCGTTCTTGATTAACGGACTGCACCTATTGAGCACACTATTTACCCCTAGCAGCCGACGGATCAAAGGCAAGATTCAGGTGCCTAGCCTGTATCTAATGGCCGGGCGAATTTTGGTCGTGGTGCTCTGTGCGATCTATATCCTTGCCAACATCTGGCAGATTGATCTTGCTCGCATTACCTCAGCGCTCGGCGTCGGTTCACTAGTAGTTGCCCTAGCGCTCCAAGATACCTTGAGTAACCTAGTTTCTGGTTTTTTGCTGCTACTCGATCGCCCGTTTAACGAAGGGGACTGGCTGCAGCTAGGCGACGTTGAAGCTGAAGTGCTAGAGGTCAACTGGCGATCGGTGCGTCTGCGCAACCGCGATCGCGACATCATCATCATCCCGAATGGCGAGCTGGGTAAAGCCACCATCTGCAACTACACGCTGCTTGATCTTGCCCATGCCGAAACGATAACGGTTGGCTTTTCCTACGATGATCCCCCTAACGTCGTCAAACCAGTTTTGCTAAAAGCAGTCGCAGCCACAGAAGGCGCGATGGCTTCTCCGGCGCCGGTTGTTCGCGTTGTAAACTATGGAGACTTTAGTGTTGACTATAATGTCAAGTTTTTCTTAACCGACTACCAGGGCAAAGACGACATTGCTAGTGAGCTGAGATCACATATCTACTACATGGCTAGACGTCAGGGCTTGACCATACCC
It encodes the following:
- a CDS encoding mechanosensitive ion channel family protein, which codes for MDLAIGPMGWGLIVGIPLAAIALSEIIERLRRRKVPLADALRGFRNVTLPLLSAVLILQYVFQLTANSQPLRVLQTALWLSFLINGLHLLSTLFTPSSRRIKGKIQVPSLYLMAGRILVVVLCAIYILANIWQIDLARITSALGVGSLVVALALQDTLSNLVSGFLLLLDRPFNEGDWLQLGDVEAEVLEVNWRSVRLRNRDRDIIIIPNGELGKATICNYTLLDLAHAETITVGFSYDDPPNVVKPVLLKAVAATEGAMASPAPVVRVVNYGDFSVDYNVKFFLTDYQGKDDIASELRSHIYYMARRQGLTIPYPIALEYQLEGAALAPPETVEPILNILKGLTYFSSISPDQLSQLAQESELETYGRGEQIVAAGDLAPGFFIIQYGSVSLSAMSDQGESQEVTRLQAGDCFGERVLLRTEPSLVTVSVVEDLKAVRISPWMMANIAERNAKFARDINQLIDERVREVRIATQTSKDKTQGYLNKLLAS